A single region of the Rhizobium grahamii genome encodes:
- a CDS encoding ABC transporter substrate-binding protein, whose translation MPSSFLNPTRRGFLAGSAALGASTLAGLRPAAAAVDWKRFSGTTLEVNLVKSPRSETLIKYLSEFEELTGIKVNAEATPEQQQRQKTTIELSSGKPSFDVVHMSYHVQKRQFEKGGWLADISGFLKDPSLTDPSLVEGDFAEAGMTFAKDSDGVLRSLPFSVDYWIIYWNKALFEKKGLSYPTTFDELASAAEALTDPSAGTYGFVARGLKNANTPVWTTLLLGHGSSPLGPDGKLRTNSEEAIEAAKLYQRLMTKAAPPGVSGFNWAEAQSAFLQGKIGMWLDGVGFAPPIENPEKSRVVGQVGYGVMPKGPKAQAAATTGDGLGVVAASQKKEAAYLFCQWAISHEMGARLLQAGAGVPFRQSVLDDAKVREGVKMPSAWLDAVAGSAKVSQLALPVIIPVTEFRDIYGVGLTNMIGGADPAAELKNATAQFEPVLARSEG comes from the coding sequence ATGCCATCATCATTTTTGAACCCGACCCGGCGCGGCTTTCTCGCCGGCAGCGCGGCACTCGGCGCCAGCACCCTCGCCGGCCTCCGCCCGGCTGCCGCCGCTGTTGACTGGAAGCGCTTTTCCGGCACGACGCTGGAAGTCAACCTGGTCAAGAGCCCGCGCAGCGAAACGCTGATCAAGTATCTCTCCGAATTCGAAGAACTGACCGGCATCAAGGTCAACGCCGAGGCAACACCCGAGCAGCAGCAGCGCCAGAAGACCACGATTGAATTGAGCTCCGGCAAGCCGAGCTTCGACGTCGTGCATATGAGCTACCACGTCCAGAAGCGCCAATTCGAAAAGGGCGGCTGGCTTGCGGATATCAGCGGTTTCCTGAAGGATCCGTCGCTCACCGATCCGTCTCTCGTCGAAGGCGACTTCGCGGAGGCCGGCATGACCTTCGCAAAGGACAGCGATGGCGTGCTGCGCTCCCTGCCCTTCTCGGTCGACTACTGGATCATCTACTGGAACAAGGCGCTCTTCGAAAAGAAAGGGCTTTCCTATCCGACCACCTTCGATGAACTGGCAAGCGCCGCCGAGGCACTGACCGATCCATCGGCGGGCACCTACGGTTTCGTTGCACGCGGGCTGAAGAACGCCAACACGCCCGTCTGGACGACCCTGCTTCTCGGCCATGGATCGAGCCCGCTCGGGCCGGATGGCAAGCTGCGCACCAACTCCGAAGAGGCGATCGAAGCCGCCAAGCTCTACCAGCGCTTGATGACCAAGGCAGCACCTCCCGGCGTATCAGGCTTCAACTGGGCTGAAGCCCAATCCGCCTTCCTGCAGGGCAAGATCGGCATGTGGCTTGATGGCGTCGGCTTCGCACCGCCGATCGAAAACCCAGAGAAGTCCCGTGTCGTCGGCCAGGTCGGCTACGGCGTCATGCCAAAGGGCCCGAAGGCTCAGGCCGCCGCGACGACAGGAGACGGCCTCGGCGTGGTCGCCGCCAGCCAGAAGAAGGAAGCAGCCTATCTCTTCTGCCAGTGGGCCATTTCCCACGAGATGGGTGCGCGTCTGTTGCAGGCCGGCGCCGGCGTTCCGTTCCGGCAGTCCGTTCTTGATGATGCGAAGGTACGCGAAGGCGTCAAGATGCCGTCGGCCTGGCTCGATGCCGTTGCAGGCTCGGCCAAGGTGTCGCAGCTGGCACTGCCCGTTATCATCCCGGTCACGGAGTTCCGCGACATCTATGGCGTCGGCCTGACCAACATGATCGGCGGCGCCGACCCTGCGGCGGAGCTGAAGAATGCCACGGCTCAGTTCGAGCCAGTTCTGGCACGAAGCGAGGGATAA
- a CDS encoding dihydrodipicolinate synthase family protein — translation MTEKFGLSVALATPFDANGDIDVDAMIAQAKRSLAAGCASVTLFGTTGEGCSVGTQERERILAALIGSGIQPRNIVMGVLVDAAEDAAAQTGHALSQGVRNILLAPPSYFKNVSDDGLFNWFSAVFAILGDKARDIIVYNIPSVTMVPLTVSLIGRLRNAFPAVVTGVKDSSGDWPFTETLLKAHGDLIILIGDERHLAKGVRLGGQGAISGMANFLPHEVRAMAEEGTDDARIEDFVLELLKYPVTAAVKVMVAQLTGDDVWLTVRPPLVSISEGGQEQLALAFDSLFRSKAA, via the coding sequence TTGACTGAGAAATTCGGGCTGTCCGTTGCGCTTGCCACGCCGTTTGACGCCAATGGTGACATCGACGTCGACGCGATGATCGCACAGGCGAAACGAAGCCTTGCAGCCGGATGTGCAAGCGTCACCCTGTTCGGCACGACGGGCGAGGGCTGCTCCGTCGGCACCCAGGAACGGGAACGCATTCTTGCAGCCCTCATCGGTTCCGGCATCCAGCCTCGAAACATTGTCATGGGCGTGCTGGTCGACGCTGCCGAAGACGCTGCCGCACAAACCGGCCATGCGCTGTCGCAAGGCGTACGCAACATCCTGCTCGCCCCGCCATCCTACTTCAAGAATGTCAGCGATGACGGACTGTTCAATTGGTTCTCCGCGGTGTTCGCGATCCTCGGCGACAAGGCGCGCGACATCATCGTCTACAACATCCCTTCCGTAACCATGGTGCCGTTGACAGTCTCGCTGATTGGCCGCCTTCGCAACGCCTTTCCGGCCGTGGTTACCGGCGTCAAGGATTCGTCAGGCGACTGGCCGTTCACCGAAACGCTTCTCAAGGCGCATGGAGACCTCATCATCCTGATCGGCGATGAGCGGCATCTTGCGAAAGGTGTGAGGCTCGGCGGCCAAGGCGCCATATCCGGGATGGCGAACTTCCTTCCCCACGAAGTCAGGGCGATGGCCGAAGAGGGCACGGACGACGCCCGGATCGAGGACTTCGTTCTGGAGCTTCTGAAATACCCCGTCACGGCAGCGGTCAAGGTCATGGTGGCCCAGCTTACCGGCGATGACGTCTGGCTTACGGTTCGCCCGCCGCTCGTTTCAATATCCGAAGGGGGACAAGAACAGCTTGCTCTTGCCTTCGATTCACTTTTCCGCTCCAAAGCAGCATAG
- a CDS encoding cobalt-precorrin-6A reductase, protein MDKIRILMLGGTSEASALAGALAGNPRFDVLLSLAGRTIKPSAQPVPVRVGGFGGAQGLATFLQDGCFDLLIDATHPYAVNISNNAAEAVLRSNTRAFALRREPWTPEAADDWQTVADVPHAIAALGAAARRVFLAIGRQEAHYAEAAPQHFYLVRSVDPIDPPLGLPFVETILDRGPFEVEREIELLSARRIDAIIAKNSGGSATYAKIEAARRLALPVIMIERASASALPTVSNVNEALAAIDHLFTLR, encoded by the coding sequence ATGGACAAAATCCGCATCCTGATGCTTGGAGGGACGAGTGAGGCGAGCGCGCTCGCCGGGGCGCTCGCGGGCAATCCGCGCTTCGACGTGCTTCTTTCGCTCGCCGGGCGCACGATAAAGCCGTCCGCGCAACCCGTGCCGGTCCGTGTTGGCGGCTTCGGCGGTGCGCAGGGACTGGCGACCTTCCTGCAGGACGGCTGTTTCGACCTGCTGATCGACGCGACGCACCCCTACGCGGTCAATATTTCCAACAATGCGGCCGAGGCGGTCCTGCGATCGAATACGCGTGCCTTCGCACTGCGCCGCGAGCCCTGGACGCCGGAAGCGGCTGACGACTGGCAAACCGTTGCCGATGTGCCGCACGCGATTGCCGCGCTCGGAGCTGCGGCCCGACGCGTCTTTCTGGCCATCGGCCGGCAGGAGGCCCACTATGCGGAAGCGGCACCGCAGCATTTCTACCTTGTGCGCAGCGTCGATCCAATCGATCCGCCGCTGGGATTGCCTTTTGTCGAGACTATTCTGGACCGCGGCCCCTTCGAGGTCGAACGCGAGATCGAGCTTTTGAGTGCGCGGCGCATCGACGCAATCATTGCCAAGAACAGCGGCGGCAGTGCCACCTATGCGAAGATCGAAGCGGCTCGCCGTCTGGCTCTGCCTGTCATCATGATTGAACGCGCGTCCGCCTCCGCGCTGCCGACGGTCAGCAATGTCAATGAGGCGTTGGCAGCGATCGACCACCTTTTTACCCTGCGATGA
- a CDS encoding carbohydrate ABC transporter permease, whose translation MKRKALDRLGLLFVALVMVSPVILFFLWMISLSLKYEIDNGAYPPIFIPERFAWSNYIKVFEENNFFLYLWNSVLVTGAATLLALLIGVPAGYGIARLKAEKSAVVIMIARMTPGLSFLIPLFLLFQWLNLLGTLWPQIIIHLVVTVPIVVWIMIGYFETTPMELEEAASIDGATPWQVFRLVALPIARPGIVVAFILSVIFSWNNFVFGIVLASRETRTLPVAVYNMLSFEQVSWGPLAAAALIVTLPVLILTVFAQRQIVAGLTAGAVK comes from the coding sequence ATGAAGCGCAAGGCACTCGATCGGCTTGGACTTTTGTTCGTGGCACTGGTGATGGTCTCGCCGGTGATCCTGTTCTTCCTCTGGATGATCTCGCTGTCTTTGAAGTACGAGATCGACAACGGCGCCTATCCGCCGATCTTCATCCCAGAACGCTTCGCATGGTCGAACTACATCAAGGTGTTCGAGGAGAACAACTTCTTCCTCTATCTCTGGAATTCGGTGCTGGTGACGGGGGCGGCAACACTGCTCGCACTTCTGATCGGCGTTCCGGCCGGCTACGGCATAGCCCGCCTGAAGGCCGAGAAATCGGCGGTCGTCATCATGATCGCCCGCATGACACCCGGCCTCTCTTTCTTGATCCCGCTCTTCCTGCTCTTCCAATGGCTAAACCTGCTTGGCACGCTTTGGCCCCAGATCATTATCCACCTGGTCGTGACCGTCCCGATCGTCGTCTGGATCATGATCGGCTACTTCGAAACGACGCCGATGGAGCTCGAAGAGGCCGCGAGCATCGACGGGGCGACGCCCTGGCAGGTCTTCCGGCTGGTCGCGCTGCCGATCGCGCGGCCGGGCATCGTGGTCGCCTTCATCCTGTCGGTCATTTTTTCCTGGAACAACTTCGTCTTCGGCATCGTGCTTGCGAGCCGGGAAACGCGCACCTTGCCGGTCGCGGTCTACAACATGCTTTCGTTCGAGCAGGTCAGCTGGGGACCGCTGGCCGCAGCGGCCCTTATCGTGACGCTGCCTGTGTTGATCCTGACGGTCTTCGCGCAGCGGCAGATCGTTGCCGGTCTTACCGCAGGTGCCGTGAAGTGA
- a CDS encoding precorrin-3B synthase, with amino-acid sequence MQTGDGLLVRLRSRHGVLTLQQCRALGEAALRFGNGLLEITARGSIQIRGLTPERIGPLAAALHEAAIEIPKGPAIELPPLHGLFHENANAAALEDLVRQRLTALLDSKKLAAKLSIVIDGGGPFGLSAVPADIRLEAIGPERWLVLINTDGPKPLPVALGNAGEAVDCLEKLLRFLAENGGARWRDIPPDRLHATFPALQESSETVILAAPDAPLGPVQIDSAAIAYGLRARFGQMRAADLIGFVDDISHLNIQSLRPGPGRCLFLAGLAKSDIDTVADAARRHGLSTDANDPSIKMAACAGAGACASGYYHTRVLGEAMIDRWPGILDGSLAVHMSGCVKGCAERRAALTFAGVDGGYHVVLSGRASDPPDALIAGGDVESAIERLARLIEAEKQGGETTASCLARLGKKRIVGALRQE; translated from the coding sequence ATGCAGACGGGTGATGGGCTGCTGGTGCGTCTGCGCTCTCGGCATGGCGTTCTCACGCTTCAACAGTGTCGGGCATTGGGAGAAGCCGCGCTCCGGTTCGGCAACGGGCTTCTTGAAATCACAGCGCGCGGCAGCATTCAAATTCGCGGCCTGACCCCTGAGAGGATCGGACCGCTGGCGGCGGCACTGCACGAGGCGGCGATCGAGATTCCGAAAGGACCGGCGATCGAACTGCCACCGCTCCATGGGCTCTTTCATGAAAACGCCAACGCCGCCGCGCTCGAAGACTTGGTGAGACAGCGACTGACTGCCCTGCTGGATTCGAAAAAGCTTGCAGCAAAACTCTCCATCGTCATCGATGGCGGTGGTCCGTTCGGACTCTCCGCCGTGCCCGCCGACATTCGCCTGGAAGCGATTGGGCCGGAACGCTGGTTGGTTTTGATCAATACGGATGGACCTAAGCCCCTCCCTGTTGCCCTCGGAAACGCCGGAGAGGCGGTTGACTGTCTTGAAAAGCTGCTGCGGTTCCTCGCCGAGAATGGCGGCGCGCGGTGGCGCGACATTCCGCCTGATCGATTGCACGCGACATTCCCGGCGTTACAGGAAAGCAGTGAGACCGTTATATTGGCTGCACCGGACGCTCCGCTCGGCCCCGTGCAGATCGATAGCGCCGCAATTGCCTATGGTCTGCGAGCCCGGTTTGGCCAGATGCGGGCAGCCGATCTGATTGGCTTCGTTGACGATATCAGCCACCTCAACATTCAGAGCCTGCGTCCGGGACCCGGTCGGTGCCTGTTCCTTGCTGGTCTGGCGAAGTCCGATATCGATACCGTCGCAGACGCAGCACGGCGTCATGGTCTGTCGACTGACGCGAATGACCCGTCGATCAAAATGGCGGCTTGCGCCGGAGCCGGAGCGTGTGCATCCGGCTATTATCACACGCGTGTGCTGGGCGAAGCCATGATCGACCGCTGGCCGGGCATTCTCGATGGCTCGCTCGCGGTTCACATGTCCGGATGCGTCAAGGGCTGCGCCGAGCGTCGTGCCGCGCTGACGTTTGCCGGTGTTGACGGCGGCTATCATGTCGTGCTTTCCGGTCGCGCTTCCGATCCGCCCGATGCACTGATCGCTGGCGGTGACGTCGAATCCGCTATAGAGAGGCTGGCGCGCCTCATAGAGGCGGAGAAACAGGGCGGCGAAACGACCGCCTCGTGCCTCGCGCGCCTCGGCAAGAAGCGCATCGTGGGCGCGCTGCGACAGGAATAG
- the cobF gene encoding precorrin-6A synthase (deacetylating), translated as MRHIHIIGIGTGNPEHVTIQAINAMNAADAVFLPTKGEGKEGLVSVRREICERYISNPRCSIIDYEVPKRQTEGRSYVQGVAEWHASLADSYVELILSLPPNGAGAFLVWGDPSLYDSTIRIIERARERMVIEFDYSVVPGITSVQALTASHRIPLNHVGKPVEITTGRRLSELGLQSESTVVMLDGDQSFRKIDEPDAEIFWGAYLGTEDEIIVSGRLGDVAEEILKARAEARQRHGWIMDIYLLRKGRDLEEL; from the coding sequence TTGCGGCATATTCACATCATCGGCATCGGGACCGGAAATCCGGAACACGTTACCATTCAGGCGATCAACGCGATGAATGCGGCCGATGCTGTGTTTCTCCCGACGAAGGGCGAGGGTAAAGAAGGGCTGGTGTCCGTGCGCAGAGAGATCTGCGAGCGCTACATTTCCAACCCTCGATGCTCGATCATCGACTACGAGGTTCCAAAACGTCAGACGGAAGGGCGAAGCTACGTCCAGGGCGTAGCCGAATGGCATGCCTCGCTCGCCGATAGCTATGTCGAGCTGATTCTCAGCCTTCCGCCGAACGGTGCCGGCGCCTTTCTGGTTTGGGGCGATCCGAGCCTCTACGACAGCACGATCCGCATCATCGAACGGGCCAGGGAGCGAATGGTGATCGAATTCGACTATAGCGTCGTTCCCGGCATAACGAGCGTCCAGGCGCTGACGGCAAGCCATCGCATACCCCTCAACCATGTCGGCAAGCCTGTGGAGATCACGACGGGACGGCGTCTTTCGGAGCTTGGCCTGCAATCGGAATCGACGGTCGTGATGCTCGATGGCGACCAGTCCTTTCGCAAGATCGACGAGCCTGATGCGGAGATCTTCTGGGGCGCCTACCTCGGAACGGAGGACGAAATCATCGTCTCCGGACGGTTGGGTGATGTCGCCGAGGAAATCCTGAAGGCGCGCGCCGAGGCCAGACAGCGCCACGGCTGGATCATGGATATCTACCTGCTGCGGAAGGGGCGGGATCTTGAAGAACTCTGA
- a CDS encoding GntR family transcriptional regulator, which produces MYEGEPMDGTDEQPTLREKAYESFTRHLLARDVRPGQFVSQRRLVELTGLTLAAIRELIPRLEAEGLIKTVPQRGLQIAHIDLNLIREAFQLRLFLEKEAVALFTRSASDEAIAKLVKQHRDIADAIANGDASHELEVRAQVVDWGMHDAFIDALGNTIISNAYRVNSIKMRLISQERFRIDGRVGPVMGEHLKVLEAIERRSAEDAVSNLAAHINHARDRALRI; this is translated from the coding sequence ATGTACGAGGGTGAGCCGATGGACGGAACGGACGAACAGCCGACACTGCGGGAAAAGGCGTATGAGAGCTTCACACGCCACCTGCTCGCGCGCGACGTCCGTCCCGGTCAGTTCGTCTCCCAGCGCCGGCTTGTCGAGCTGACGGGCCTGACACTTGCGGCGATCCGCGAACTCATTCCCCGTCTCGAGGCGGAAGGGTTGATCAAGACGGTCCCGCAGCGCGGTCTGCAGATTGCCCACATCGACCTGAACCTCATTCGCGAGGCCTTTCAGTTGCGTCTTTTCCTGGAGAAGGAGGCGGTGGCGCTGTTCACACGCTCCGCGTCCGACGAGGCGATCGCGAAGCTCGTGAAGCAGCATCGCGACATCGCTGATGCGATCGCCAATGGCGACGCGTCGCACGAACTGGAAGTCCGCGCCCAGGTCGTCGACTGGGGCATGCACGACGCCTTCATCGACGCACTGGGAAACACGATCATTTCCAATGCCTATCGGGTCAACTCGATCAAGATGCGCCTGATCAGCCAAGAGCGCTTCCGCATCGACGGTCGCGTTGGTCCTGTCATGGGAGAGCACTTGAAGGTTCTGGAAGCAATCGAGCGGCGATCGGCAGAGGACGCCGTCAGCAATCTCGCCGCGCACATCAACCACGCGAGGGATCGCGCACTGAGGATCTAG
- a CDS encoding precorrin-8X methylmutase: protein MPEYDYIHSGDAIYERSFAIIRAEADLARFSEQEADVAVRMIHACGLVEASERFLFSPTFVGDARNALKAGAPILCDAEMVAHGVTRARLPANNDVVCTLHDPRTAELAKLTGNTRSAAAIHLWLDRLAGSVVAIGNAPTALFHLLELLRDGAPKPAAIIGMPVGFVGAAESKDALAENSYGVPFAIVRGRLGGSAMTAAALNALARPGL from the coding sequence ATGCCAGAGTACGATTATATCCATAGCGGCGACGCAATATACGAGCGATCTTTTGCGATCATCAGAGCAGAGGCGGATCTTGCCCGGTTTTCGGAGCAGGAAGCAGATGTTGCCGTCCGCATGATCCATGCCTGCGGCCTCGTCGAAGCCAGCGAGCGTTTCCTGTTCTCTCCGACCTTTGTCGGCGATGCGCGCAATGCCTTGAAGGCCGGTGCGCCGATCCTTTGCGACGCCGAGATGGTCGCTCATGGCGTGACGCGCGCTCGCTTGCCCGCTAACAATGACGTCGTGTGCACGCTGCACGACCCGCGCACGGCCGAGTTGGCAAAGCTGACGGGAAACACGCGGTCGGCCGCGGCCATTCATCTTTGGCTGGACAGGCTCGCCGGAAGCGTGGTTGCGATCGGCAATGCGCCGACGGCCCTCTTCCATTTGCTGGAGCTTCTTCGCGACGGAGCACCCAAGCCAGCTGCAATCATCGGGATGCCGGTCGGCTTCGTCGGTGCCGCAGAATCGAAAGATGCTCTTGCCGAGAATTCCTACGGTGTGCCCTTTGCCATCGTCCGAGGGCGGCTGGGCGGGAGCGCCATGACGGCCGCAGCGCTTAACGCTCTGGCGAGGCCCGGACTATGA
- a CDS encoding precorrin-2 C(20)-methyltransferase — protein sequence MTGQGCLIGVGTGPGDPELLTVKAVKAIESADVVAYFAKQGRSGNGRAVVEHLLRADTTLVPLYYPVTTEIDKSETAYVDQITAFYEQSAETIAGHLDDGKTVVILSEGDPLFYGSYMHLHVRLANRYPTQVVPGISAMSGCWSLAGIPIVQGDDVLCVLPGTMAEDELERRLIDTQAAVIMKVGRNLPKIRRALQRSGRLDEAVYVERGTMVNGAMQRLVDRAEDEAPYFSLVLVPGWEAKR from the coding sequence ATGACCGGTCAGGGTTGTCTCATCGGCGTCGGCACCGGCCCCGGCGATCCGGAGCTGTTGACGGTCAAGGCCGTCAAGGCGATTGAGAGTGCCGATGTCGTTGCTTACTTTGCCAAGCAGGGCAGGTCGGGCAACGGGAGGGCCGTGGTCGAGCATCTGCTGCGAGCCGACACGACGCTTGTTCCACTCTATTATCCGGTCACGACCGAGATCGATAAGTCAGAGACGGCTTATGTCGATCAGATCACCGCATTTTATGAGCAATCGGCAGAAACGATTGCCGGTCATCTCGACGACGGCAAGACGGTCGTCATCCTGAGCGAAGGCGATCCGCTTTTTTACGGCTCCTACATGCATCTGCACGTGCGACTGGCGAACCGCTACCCAACGCAGGTGGTGCCGGGGATCAGCGCAATGTCGGGATGCTGGTCGCTGGCCGGCATACCGATCGTGCAGGGTGATGACGTCCTCTGCGTCCTCCCGGGCACGATGGCGGAAGACGAGCTGGAGCGCAGGCTTATCGATACCCAGGCGGCGGTCATCATGAAGGTCGGGCGCAATCTGCCGAAGATCCGGCGGGCGCTTCAGCGCTCGGGCCGTCTTGACGAGGCCGTCTACGTCGAGCGTGGGACGATGGTCAATGGCGCGATGCAGCGGCTTGTCGATCGGGCTGAAGACGAAGCTCCGTATTTTTCGCTGGTGCTCGTTCCTGGCTGGGAGGCCAAGCGATGA
- a CDS encoding sugar kinase, with translation MTNTADDQPGRVRHVLCVGAAVLDTLFRVRTMPTGQGKVLPYEMLQIAEGMASSAAFAVTRLGGKASLWGAVGNDDTGARIVSDLQASGVNTNQMRRVDGARSALSTILIDDDGERLIVPFYDRRLHDVVPFVSAEDLADFDAVLVDVRWPQLAQQTLRAAQQAGIPAILDGDVAPDGIIEMLAPSATHIVFSQPAAERVSGLNDPLAIVIALKERFSQAFISVTMGEKGCYWFDGKRGLVRHLQAPRIKAVDTLAAGDIFHGTFALTLAEQMPMEEIMRLSSMAAAIKCQRFGGRIGAPTRPELHAALADWQPAVVDMSSRNSPDTEISS, from the coding sequence GTGACGAACACTGCCGACGATCAGCCGGGGCGGGTACGGCATGTCCTGTGCGTCGGCGCGGCCGTCCTAGACACCCTCTTCAGGGTCCGCACCATGCCCACCGGCCAAGGCAAAGTCCTGCCGTATGAGATGCTGCAGATTGCCGAGGGAATGGCCTCCAGCGCTGCTTTCGCCGTCACAAGGCTTGGCGGCAAGGCCAGCCTTTGGGGTGCGGTCGGAAACGATGATACCGGCGCGCGGATCGTCAGCGATCTGCAGGCCAGCGGTGTTAACACCAACCAGATGCGGCGTGTCGATGGCGCCCGCTCGGCTTTGTCCACAATCCTGATCGATGACGACGGCGAGCGCCTGATCGTGCCCTTCTATGATCGGCGCCTGCATGACGTCGTCCCTTTCGTCAGCGCCGAGGATCTTGCGGATTTCGATGCGGTTCTCGTAGACGTTCGTTGGCCCCAGCTGGCGCAACAGACCTTGCGCGCCGCGCAGCAAGCCGGAATTCCCGCCATTCTCGATGGCGATGTCGCGCCTGACGGCATCATCGAGATGTTGGCGCCCTCGGCAACCCACATCGTCTTTTCCCAGCCCGCCGCCGAGCGAGTTTCGGGATTAAACGATCCGCTGGCGATCGTCATCGCTCTCAAGGAACGGTTCAGCCAGGCCTTCATCAGCGTCACGATGGGCGAGAAGGGCTGCTACTGGTTTGATGGAAAAAGAGGGCTCGTCCGCCACCTGCAGGCGCCACGGATCAAGGCTGTCGATACGCTGGCTGCCGGAGACATTTTTCACGGAACCTTCGCGCTGACCTTGGCGGAACAAATGCCGATGGAAGAGATCATGCGTCTGTCTTCCATGGCGGCGGCCATCAAATGCCAGAGATTTGGAGGTCGGATAGGAGCGCCGACGCGCCCGGAGCTGCACGCCGCGCTCGCGGATTGGCAGCCGGCTGTAGTCGACATGTCCTCGCGAAATTCGCCCGACACCGAGATCAGCTCCTGA
- a CDS encoding carbohydrate ABC transporter permease: protein MASVSMETTAAVKAAAKQRSKPGRFVPNYWPFVIPALVVVAAVIVFPWVFTLWMSVNSWTLGQAQVFAGLDNYLRLAVDLRFWESLWHTVLYTTLSVVAPLFLGTLAALIFDAQFPFRGLLRGVFVMPMMATPVAIALVWTMMFHPQLGVLNYLLSFIGIGPQEWIYNQKSVIPSLVLVETWQWTPLVMLIVLGGLAAVPREPYESAEIDGANVWQKFRYLTLPMIAPFLMIAVIIRSIDAVKSFDIIYAMTQGGPGTASETINIYLYNTAFSYYDIGYGSAMAVIFFVLIVMLSFILLKVKQRANWSDGETR from the coding sequence ATGGCTTCGGTGAGCATGGAAACCACAGCCGCGGTCAAGGCCGCGGCGAAACAGCGGAGCAAACCGGGCCGGTTTGTTCCCAACTATTGGCCTTTTGTCATTCCCGCTCTGGTCGTTGTGGCGGCTGTGATCGTCTTCCCCTGGGTCTTCACGCTCTGGATGAGTGTCAACAGCTGGACACTGGGCCAGGCTCAGGTCTTCGCCGGGTTGGACAACTATCTCCGCCTGGCGGTTGACCTGCGTTTCTGGGAATCGCTGTGGCATACCGTGCTCTATACGACCCTGTCGGTTGTCGCTCCCCTATTTTTGGGGACACTGGCAGCACTCATCTTCGACGCGCAGTTTCCGTTCCGCGGTCTTCTGCGTGGCGTATTCGTAATGCCGATGATGGCGACTCCGGTCGCTATCGCCCTCGTCTGGACGATGATGTTTCATCCGCAACTCGGCGTCCTGAATTACCTGCTATCCTTCATAGGCATCGGGCCGCAGGAGTGGATCTACAACCAGAAGAGCGTCATTCCCTCGCTGGTGCTGGTTGAGACCTGGCAATGGACGCCGCTTGTGATGCTGATCGTGCTCGGCGGACTCGCTGCCGTGCCGCGCGAGCCCTATGAAAGCGCTGAGATCGACGGCGCAAATGTCTGGCAGAAATTCCGCTACCTGACATTGCCGATGATCGCGCCGTTCCTGATGATCGCGGTCATCATCCGCAGCATCGATGCGGTCAAGAGCTTCGACATCATCTATGCGATGACACAAGGCGGCCCGGGCACTGCCTCGGAGACCATCAATATCTATCTCTACAACACGGCCTTTTCCTACTACGACATCGGATATGGCTCGGCCATGGCCGTCATCTTCTTCGTGCTGATCGTCATGCTCTCCTTCATTCTGCTGAAGGTCAAGCAGCGCGCCAACTGGTCCGACGGGGAGACACGCTAA
- a CDS encoding precorrin-3B C(17)-methyltransferase, whose product MSGRLYVIGTGPGNPEQMTPETCRAVSDATEFFGYGPYVDRLELRPDQHCHASDNREELSRAAAALQAASAGAVVCVVSGGDPGVFAMAAAVCEAIDTGPVQWREVELVILPGITAMLAVAARVGAPLGHDFCTISLSDNLKPWEIVERRLEAAARGGFVIALYNPTSKARPWQLAKAFELLQTHLPATTPVIFGRAAGRPDERIVVQELQNADAGLADMATCVIIGSPATKIVARPGMQDIVYTPRFIAG is encoded by the coding sequence ATGAGCGGTCGGCTTTACGTCATCGGCACCGGGCCGGGCAACCCGGAACAAATGACGCCGGAAACGTGCCGGGCAGTCTCCGATGCGACCGAATTCTTCGGGTATGGTCCCTATGTCGACCGGCTTGAACTCCGGCCGGATCAACATTGCCACGCCTCCGACAATCGCGAGGAATTGAGCCGCGCCGCCGCGGCCCTGCAGGCCGCCTCGGCGGGCGCGGTGGTCTGCGTCGTATCAGGCGGCGACCCCGGTGTGTTTGCAATGGCAGCCGCGGTTTGCGAGGCGATCGACACAGGACCGGTGCAATGGCGCGAAGTCGAGCTGGTCATTCTTCCGGGCATCACGGCGATGCTTGCGGTTGCAGCCCGCGTCGGTGCTCCGCTCGGCCATGATTTCTGCACCATATCGCTGTCGGACAATTTGAAGCCCTGGGAGATCGTCGAGCGCCGGCTGGAAGCTGCTGCCCGTGGCGGCTTCGTCATCGCTCTTTATAATCCCACCAGCAAGGCGCGGCCGTGGCAGCTCGCCAAGGCCTTCGAACTCCTGCAGACACACCTGCCTGCGACAACACCCGTTATATTCGGCCGGGCCGCGGGTCGGCCAGACGAGCGCATTGTTGTGCAGGAGCTGCAGAATGCCGATGCCGGCCTTGCCGACATGGCGACCTGTGTCATCATTGGCTCGCCGGCGACAAAGATCGTCGCGCGGCCCGGGATGCAGGATATCGTTTATACGCCGCGCTTCATCGCAGGGTAA